Below is a window of Musa acuminata AAA Group cultivar baxijiao chromosome BXJ3-11, Cavendish_Baxijiao_AAA, whole genome shotgun sequence DNA.
CTTCATGAGATTAGTCATATGATACTGACCGATAAGCTAACTTCTTATTATGATTTCACATTCATTAATGATCGAATAAAtacatatttattttaatattaattgattatcatatatatatatatatgataagaagAAGTTAAATGTATCTATAAAAAACAATATCTCATTTCACAtacaaatggatttaaatttaggatatgaaattgaacctaaatagtaATTAAACAGCAACAAAATAGAGATAAATATTCAAGTCTTTGGGTTTGGTATGCATTAAAAGATCCAAGTCCATCAATTTCAGTTGGTGATTGAATCAACCCACCAACCTTCTGAATGTGCACACTTTATCTCGTTGTTGTCTTTCTATAATGTCACTCTAACTTTATCGCCGAGTCGTAATCAATTGTCTTCAGCTCTAAAGAGAACAACCAATATTTTATGTGCGCATAATATCtatcatatgatattattataGGATACATATTATATGTGGTGTTTACAGGGCTACAATGTCTCGACCATGCACGGGTGGACGTTGACCGAGTCGCACGTAGGTCAACAAACGCGCAGGTCGTTCACGTCCACCACCCAAACTTAGGCGGAATCGAAAACGACGATGCCGTGAACAGAAAGCTCAATGCATTCGCTTCGCCCTCGGCTTTCCttggtggcagcggcgatggacgGTTGCGGGAGTCCGGCGGGAAAGAGAAGGATCATGGTGGTCGCCGACCCGGGCCGGGAGTCGGCCGCGGCGCTCGAGTGGGCGCTCTACCACGCGGTTCTCGAGCACGACGACATCATCCTGCTGCACGTCGAGCCGGTGAGCGCGCGGCGCGCCTCCGCgctctcctccttcctctctcgTCCGCCCTCGGCGGTGTCACCGGTGCTGTTTCCTCaggccgccgccgtcgccgccgccgtggGGGCGGGCGACGGGTGCGGCGACTATGAGTTCCTGGACGCGATGAGGGCGAGGTGCCAGGCGGTGCAGCCGACGGTGAGGGTGCAGATCGAGAGGGTGGAGATGGAGAGCAAGGACAAAGCGGCCGCCATTCTCACGCAGACGCAGCTGTCCCGGGCCGACGTCCTCGTCATCGGTCAGCGCCGGAACGCCACCTCCTTCTTGGGGTAAGCGTGACCAGGCATTAATCGTAACCAAGAAAACGGGTGGGATGAATTAATGAAGGCGTTTATCGGAGATGTTCTCATACATCCTTCAGTATACTAAACGAATGATGTTGATATCCGATTGTAATTGATCATCGTCATGGCTTCTCTGATCGACCTCGTGTCTGTTTTGGTCTTGCAGGTGCAAGCTCAGTGGAAGCATGTCGAGTAAAGGACCGGACACGGCAGAGTTCCTGATCGAGAACAGCAAGTGCCTGTGTGTTGGTGTCCAAAAGAAGGGCCAAACCGCAGGCTATCTCCTCAACACCAAGACTCACAAGAACTTCTGGCTTCTTGCTTAGAACTTATCCATGGATGGAGTCGTGGAAGTCAATGAGCAGGTGAAGCATAGGAAGCTTAAGACATGCACAAAACGACGGTTTACGACTGCTGATCGcatgatatatacatatacatatacatatatatatacatatatatatatatacatgtatatatatatggttttcttctttttccttctctctTCTACAACCTTTTTGTGAGCTAAGGAGAGATGCGTTGACGCATCAATGGTGCTCGGCATCTTAGAACTATGTATGTGCGTGGAATAAAATAGTATGTGAGAACTATCGAGTCCACAACTTATCATAAACGAATCATGGAACCATTTCGTTTTTCTTCTATTGAGCAGAACACGAATCCTTCTGCTCTTGTAAGCTGCAGCTTTTTTGTTCTCGATCGTCGATGGATCTCTCTCTTTATGTTGTTTGGAGTGAAGGGATGTGCTGCATGCACGTTGGTACAAATAGAGTTACAGGTGGCCCAAAGTTTCTCGACAAGAGAGCTTTTATTACGAGTTTTAAGTTCCAATTATTTGGGATgactatataattttttcttcgTCATTAAATACCAATTTCACTAAATTTAAAACAATTTTAAATCCTTATTTATAGCCTATATCAAAATCTTTTTaggctctctctctgtctctctctctctctctatgcctCTGATGCCATCAACATTAACATAAATAGCATCGGCTCATCTAACCATCAGAAAATAAATACTAGTATTCGTTGGTATTCTATAATCATGCAATGAAGGCCACATTGGTAGAATAAATAAACGGGAGGtaatttattctctctctctctctctctctctctctctctctccaacatCTATCGTGCAATCTATTGCTCATTCTTCTTCAACCTATGGTGCAATCAATCGTGCTCTTCTTGTTGTTGCTTCTTTCATATATCTACTACAGCCCTGATAACAGTATGATTGAAGTGCTATCATACCTTGTAATGTACTATTGTGTAATGAAGAAACTAATATTAGTCGAAGAAGAAACTTGCTACAGATGTCTGCCCATTAATTAGTTTCTAGGATCTGCCCACATACATTAATGTAAGTTCTCCCTACATGATGTTGCCAGCGACATGATGTACTCAATCCTTCACTTGAGATGTGCTGCCACCCTCGGAGTACTCACatgcatcgtcgtcgtcgtcaaggTTCCACAGGCACCCCCACGAGCCATCCTCGTCGCTCATGTATCCCTGGAAGCCGCCACCTTGAAGCACGTAGGCCATCTCCTGCACCTCTTCCGCTCGCATGGCATCCTCCTCCACTTGCTTCATCGTCGACGTCCACCCCATGTCTTCCgcttcctgctgctgctgcttatgCTTCTGCCGCTCTTGCTGCTGCCTCACGAGGAGTCTGGCTCTCGCCCTCTCGGCTTTCTTCCTCGGGGTATTGTCCTTCTTGAAATGGgtcctccagtagttcttgatctcgttgtcggtcctCCCCGGCAGGCTTCGA
It encodes the following:
- the LOC135652563 gene encoding uncharacterized protein LOC135652563, producing the protein MHSLRPRLSLVAAAMDGCGSPAGKRRIMVVADPGRESAAALEWALYHAVLEHDDIILLHVEPVSARRASALSSFLSRPPSAVSPVLFPQAAAVAAAVGAGDGCGDYEFLDAMRARCQAVQPTVRVQIERVEMESKDKAAAILTQTQLSRADVLVIGQRRNATSFLGCKLSGSMSSKGPDTAEFLIENSKCLCVGVQKKGQTAGYLLNTKTHKNFWLLA
- the LOC135652734 gene encoding MYB-like transcription factor EOBII; the protein is MDGQLGWGTTEDGWRKGPWTVQEDQLLIEHVTLHGEGQWNSVSKLSGLRRSGKSCRLRWVNYLRPDLKRGSITPQEENTIQELHALWGNRWSAIARSLPGRTDNEIKNYWRTHFKKDNTPRKKAERARARLLVRQQQERQKHKQQQQEAEDMGWTSTMKQVEEDAMRAEEVQEMAYVLQGGGFQGYMSDEDGSWGCLWNLDDDDDACEYSEGGSTSQVKD